Genomic window (Phycisphaerae bacterium):
ATCGCCCGGGAACGTGTGGGCCAGGGCCGAATAGGCGCCCGCGAACTCCGCGATCTCCTGGCCGTCTTGTCTGCCCTCGAGGAACGAGGCGATGACCGCTGAGGCGAAGCTGTCGCCGCCGCCGAGACGGTCGACAATCTCCAGGTTCTCGTAAGCCTTCGAGGTGTACAGCCGCGTCCCGTCGTAGAGGATCACCCGCCAGTCGTTGAGCAGGCCGGTCTTGGCGTCGCGAAGGGTCGTGCCAATCCACTGAATATTCGGGAACTTCTTTTTGACTTCAACGGCGACCGGCTCGTAGCTGGCCGGGTCGAGCTTCGCGTAGTTCTGGTCAATTCCAGCGGCCTTGACACCAAGCGCCTTCTCGAAATCCTCCTCGTTGCCGATCATCACTGAGATGTACGGCGCGATCTGCGAATTGACTTCGATGGCCCGCTTCGACGGCCAGAGCTTGGAACGGAAGTTCAGGTCATAGCTGGTGGTCACGCCCATCTCAGCCGCCATGCGGAAGACCTTGACGGTGGTCTCGGCCACCGTCTCCGAGAGGGCCGGCGTGATCCCGGTCCCGTGCAGCCAGCGGGTCTGGGACAAAAGGCTCTTCCAGTCGACCATGTCGAAGCTCATGCCGCTGATCGCCGAATAGGCCCGATCGTAGACCACGTTGCTCGCCCGCGGCCCGGCCCCATGTTCCAGGAAATACAAGCCGTTGCGAACCTTGCCGATCCCGTCGAACTCGGTCCAGACCACCTGCGAGGTGTCCACGCCGTGGGTGCGGGCCTCGCCGGCGATGAACCGGCCGACCCAATTGTCGACCAGGCGCGAAGCCCACGCGGTCCTATGGCCCAGCCGGGCCACGTTGACCGCGACGTTCCACTCAGCCCCCGCCGCGGTAACCTCCAGATGCCTCGCCTGCTCGAGTCGCATCCGATCCGGAGCCGCCAACCGCACCATGCACTCGCCGAACGTCACCAGATCGAAACCCATCGCGACCTCCTTCGCTCCAATGGCAAAGCGGCACGGCCGGTGAGCCAGCCGTGCCGCCGTTCGTTACGGTCAGGAATATCCCGAGAGCGCCGGGACTAGACTTCCTTCGCCTTGATCCACTTCATCATGCGGCGAAGCTGCTTGCCCACCCGCTCGATCAGCGAATCGTAGTCCTTCTTGTAGAGGGCGTTGAACGTCGGACGGCCCGCCATGTTCTCCAGGATCCACTCCTTGGCGAACTCGCCGTTCTGGATCTCGCCGAGAATCTTCTTCATCTCCTGGCGGGTCTGCTCGTTGATGATCCGCGGCCCGCGGGTCAGGTCGCCGTACTCCGCGGTGTTCGAGACGCTGTACCGCATGTAGTTGACGCCGCCCTGATAGAACAGGTCAACGATGAGCTTCAGCTCGTGCATGCACTCGAAGTACGCGATCTCCGGCTGGTAACCCGCCTCGACCAGAGTGTCGAACCCGGCCTTGACCAGAGCGGTCACGCCGCCGCACAAGACCACCTGCTCGCCGAACAGGTCGGTCTCGGTCTCCTCGGCGAACGTCGTCTCCAGGACGCCCGCGCGGGCGCCGCCGATGCCGGCCGCCCAGGCCAGACCGATCTGCTTGGCCTTGCCCGAATGGTCCTGCTGGATCGCGATCAGGCACGGCACGCCGCCGCCCTTCTCGAACTCAGACCGGACCAGGTGGCCCGGACCCTTCGGAGCGATCATGATCACGTCGATGTTCTCCGGCGGAACGATCTGCCCGAAGTGGATGTTGAACCCGTGACAGAAGCCCAGCACCTGGTTCTCTCGCAGATTCGGCCGGATCTCGCTCTGGAAGACGCGGGCCTGGACCTCATCGGGCAGCGTGATGATGATCAGGTCGGCCTGCTTGGTCAGTTCGGCGGCCGAAACCGGCTTGAAGCCGTGCTCGACGGCCAGCTTGTGGTTCGGCGTTCCGGGCAGGTCCGAAACGATCACGTTGACCCCGCTGTCACGCAGATTTTGGCTGTGGGCATGGCCCTGCGAGCCGTATCCGACGACGCCGACCGTCTTACCCTTGAGGGTCCCCAGATTGGCGTCGTTTTCGTAGTAAATGGTAACGGCCATCAAATATCTCCTTTCACTGATCTCTGCCGGCGTCATACGGCCGCCGCAAAAAAACGCAAACATAGAATGTAGCGTCCGGGCGGGTCAAATGCAATTCAGAAATGGCGATGCGAAAACGCGAATTTCCTTGATTTGGGCCAGGGTCCGGTATTGAATAATCTCACGGTAAGTTCCCCAGGTGGAGGTTACGGCGATGAAGACTGGCAAGTGGCTCTTGCTCACGGCGGCGATTGCGTTTGTCACCGGGTGCGCCCAGCAACCCAAGGAATTCGAGCCGGTGCGTCTGGAGAAGGCGATCGACCTGTCCCAGACCCAGTACAAGCAGGTCGACCTGACCACGGCGACCGAAGTGGACCTGGTCGAGGAACTCCACAAGGTCCGGGCCGACTACCGCCGGCTGCTGGAGATCATGCTCCAGTGGTACATGGACCGGGGTTACTACCAGAAGGCCCAATGGGCCCAGCGTGAACTGGAAGACCTCAAGGACGTGCGGACCTACAACTACCTGACCCCCATCGACGTGGTCCAGATCCCGGAGCAGGGCGCGACCGTCGCGGTCGCCGAGGCCGAAACCCTCTTCGAGCAGGCCCAGAAACTCCGCAAGGAAGGCGAGATTCTCCCCCTGGTCACCAACAAGGATAAACTCCGCGACGCCCTGGACATCTACCGCCGGATCGTCAAGGATTACCCGCAGAGCACGGTGGCCCCGGATGCGGCCTACTACGCCGCAGAAATCCTCAAGGAGCACTTCCAGGAAGACCTCCAGGCCATCGAATACTATAAACTGGCCCTGAAGCTCAACCCCGACATCCGGCGCAAAGTCCGCTTCCAGATGGCGGTCATCCTCGACTTCCGCATGCACGACCGGTCGGAGGCCCTCAAGATGTACCGCCGGGTGCTCGAGGAGGAAGCCGACATCGACCAGACGAATACCGAGTTTGCCGCCCGCCGCATCAGCCAACTCCTGGAAGAGCAGAACGCGGAGAACGGAAGCGCCGCGGCTGAACCCCTTACGGAGTAGCCGTCCGCATCGGCCCGGTCGCAACGCTCATCGGCATCCGCACCCCGCCGGTTGCCCCTGTCGGCCTCTTGGCTTCATGCAGGGTCCGATATTATTCG
Coding sequences:
- the ilvC gene encoding ketol-acid reductoisomerase, with the protein product MAVTIYYENDANLGTLKGKTVGVVGYGSQGHAHSQNLRDSGVNVIVSDLPGTPNHKLAVEHGFKPVSAAELTKQADLIIITLPDEVQARVFQSEIRPNLRENQVLGFCHGFNIHFGQIVPPENIDVIMIAPKGPGHLVRSEFEKGGGVPCLIAIQQDHSGKAKQIGLAWAAGIGGARAGVLETTFAEETETDLFGEQVVLCGGVTALVKAGFDTLVEAGYQPEIAYFECMHELKLIVDLFYQGGVNYMRYSVSNTAEYGDLTRGPRIINEQTRQEMKKILGEIQNGEFAKEWILENMAGRPTFNALYKKDYDSLIERVGKQLRRMMKWIKAKEV
- a CDS encoding sugar kinase — protein: MGFDLVTFGECMVRLAAPDRMRLEQARHLEVTAAGAEWNVAVNVARLGHRTAWASRLVDNWVGRFIAGEARTHGVDTSQVVWTEFDGIGKVRNGLYFLEHGAGPRASNVVYDRAYSAISGMSFDMVDWKSLLSQTRWLHGTGITPALSETVAETTVKVFRMAAEMGVTTSYDLNFRSKLWPSKRAIEVNSQIAPYISVMIGNEEDFEKALGVKAAGIDQNYAKLDPASYEPVAVEVKKKFPNIQWIGTTLRDAKTGLLNDWRVILYDGTRLYTSKAYENLEIVDRLGGGDSFASAVIASFLEGRQDGQEIAEFAGAYSALAHTFPGDMNWATREEAAKAAKGASARVSR
- a CDS encoding tetratricopeptide repeat protein, whose translation is MKTGKWLLLTAAIAFVTGCAQQPKEFEPVRLEKAIDLSQTQYKQVDLTTATEVDLVEELHKVRADYRRLLEIMLQWYMDRGYYQKAQWAQRELEDLKDVRTYNYLTPIDVVQIPEQGATVAVAEAETLFEQAQKLRKEGEILPLVTNKDKLRDALDIYRRIVKDYPQSTVAPDAAYYAAEILKEHFQEDLQAIEYYKLALKLNPDIRRKVRFQMAVILDFRMHDRSEALKMYRRVLEEEADIDQTNTEFAARRISQLLEEQNAENGSAAAEPLTE